From the genome of Pseudomonas sp. AB6, one region includes:
- a CDS encoding glycerate kinase, which translates to MKIVIAPDSFKDSLSAQAAAIAIASGLAEVWPDAELVQCPMADGGEGTIEAILAACDGHWMSASVTGPLGDAVDAQWGWLAQSRTAIIEMAMASGLQLLTLEQRNACLSSTQGTGELIGAALDAGAQRIILAIGGSATNDAGSGMLSALGARFLDAQGQRVEPGGLALARVQRIEMDGLDKRLRDVCFEVAADVDNPLCGLHGASHVFGPQKGASPQQVLELDAALGHFADQSAEVLNRDLRDDPGCGAAGGMGFAAKAYLNATFRPGVDVVADLVGLADALEGADWVITGEGRFDAQTLRGKTPFGVAKIAQHKGVPVIVLAGTLGEGYAQLYQHGINAAFALTSGPMTLDYACRNAAQLLHDRARDLARVWQLASSR; encoded by the coding sequence ATGAAAATCGTCATCGCCCCGGATTCTTTCAAGGACAGTCTGAGCGCTCAAGCTGCGGCCATTGCTATCGCGAGCGGCCTTGCCGAAGTCTGGCCTGATGCCGAACTCGTTCAATGCCCGATGGCAGATGGCGGTGAAGGCACTATCGAGGCGATTTTGGCGGCGTGTGATGGTCATTGGATGAGCGCCTCGGTAACTGGGCCGCTGGGAGATGCGGTTGACGCGCAATGGGGTTGGCTAGCGCAAAGCCGCACCGCGATCATCGAAATGGCCATGGCCAGCGGCCTGCAACTCTTGACCCTGGAACAACGAAACGCCTGCCTCAGCAGTACTCAAGGTACAGGCGAATTGATCGGCGCGGCGCTGGATGCCGGTGCGCAACGGATCATTTTGGCTATTGGCGGCAGTGCGACCAATGACGCAGGCAGCGGCATGCTGTCGGCACTGGGTGCGCGGTTTCTGGATGCCCAGGGGCAGCGTGTGGAGCCGGGCGGCCTGGCATTGGCGCGGGTCCAACGGATCGAAATGGATGGCCTCGACAAGCGTTTGCGCGACGTGTGCTTTGAAGTCGCTGCGGACGTTGATAATCCGTTGTGCGGTCTGCATGGGGCGTCGCATGTCTTTGGGCCGCAAAAGGGCGCGTCACCGCAGCAAGTCCTGGAATTGGACGCGGCGTTGGGGCATTTCGCCGATCAATCTGCTGAGGTGCTGAACCGCGATCTACGGGACGACCCCGGATGTGGTGCGGCGGGTGGCATGGGCTTCGCCGCCAAGGCGTATCTGAATGCGACCTTTCGTCCCGGCGTGGACGTAGTGGCTGATCTGGTTGGACTGGCCGATGCACTGGAGGGCGCCGACTGGGTAATTACCGGCGAGGGTCGTTTCGACGCTCAGACTCTGCGTGGTAAAACGCCATTTGGGGTTGCCAAAATTGCCCAGCACAAAGGCGTTCCGGTGATCGTTTTGGCGGGAACGCTGGGGGAGGGCTATGCCCAGTTGTACCAACACGGCATAAATGCGGCTTTTGCGCTGACCAGTGGCCCGATGACCCTCGATTATGCATGTCGTAATGCCGCCCAATTGTTACACGACCGAGCGCGTGATCTGGCTCGGGTGTGGCAGTTGGCGTCGTCACGCTAA
- a CDS encoding MFS transporter — MKIVSPRMTLLTASGVCSLIVLDTNIVAVTLPSIARDLGAGFADIEWVVSAYMLAFAALLLPAGSIADRFGRKKTLISGLVLFILASVGCGAAPNILFLDIARAIKGVGAALLLTSALATIGHVFHDETERAKAWAFWGACMGVAMTAAPTVGGLIASFVGWRWIFYLNLPVGAVLMFLVWRNIPESRNEQSARLDPWGSLAFSGSLLCLIWGLIEANRIGWDNSLTTLRMAGGVLLLALFVVVERLQHRPMVDLQLFKHPRFIGALLGMFAYAGCAQVMMTMLPFYLQNGLGFSAIASGLGMLPFAATMLIFPKIGARLSNHLSPAGMMTVGLVLVGCGNLLSAWAASVGGYLGFACAIAVTGAGAGLLNGDTQKNIMACVPRDRAGMASGMSTTMRFSAIVLAIGIYGAVLASHTQQALSGSLHTEAPEWLTQTDYIASRVVAGDMTAALSPLTESARLVIQPLAQQAFVAGFSTLLWLAGLLALFGAILVGTLMRNPIPSVQMSPA, encoded by the coding sequence TTGAAAATCGTTAGCCCGCGTATGACCTTGTTGACCGCTTCCGGTGTCTGCTCGCTCATTGTTCTGGACACCAATATTGTCGCCGTCACGCTCCCCAGCATCGCCCGAGATTTGGGGGCGGGCTTCGCCGACATTGAATGGGTGGTCAGTGCTTACATGCTGGCGTTTGCGGCACTGCTGTTGCCGGCTGGCAGCATTGCTGATCGCTTCGGCCGCAAGAAAACCCTGATCAGCGGCTTAGTGCTATTTATTTTGGCGTCGGTGGGCTGCGGCGCTGCGCCCAACATCTTATTTCTCGACATCGCACGTGCGATCAAGGGTGTGGGTGCGGCGTTGCTGCTGACCTCGGCGCTGGCAACTATCGGCCACGTCTTTCACGACGAAACCGAACGCGCTAAAGCCTGGGCGTTCTGGGGGGCGTGCATGGGCGTGGCAATGACCGCAGCGCCCACCGTCGGCGGGTTGATCGCTTCTTTCGTCGGCTGGCGTTGGATTTTTTACTTGAATCTGCCGGTGGGTGCGGTGCTGATGTTCTTGGTCTGGCGCAACATCCCCGAGTCGCGCAATGAACAATCGGCGCGACTGGACCCTTGGGGCAGTTTGGCATTCAGCGGCAGTTTGTTGTGTTTGATCTGGGGTTTGATCGAAGCCAATCGTATTGGCTGGGACAACAGCCTGACCACCCTGCGCATGGCCGGCGGGGTGCTGCTCTTGGCACTGTTCGTTGTGGTGGAACGCCTACAGCATCGGCCGATGGTTGATTTGCAATTGTTCAAACACCCACGCTTCATCGGAGCGCTGCTCGGGATGTTCGCCTACGCTGGCTGCGCTCAGGTGATGATGACGATGCTGCCGTTCTACCTGCAGAACGGCTTGGGCTTTAGCGCCATTGCATCAGGACTGGGCATGCTGCCGTTCGCCGCGACCATGCTGATCTTCCCGAAAATTGGTGCGCGGTTGTCGAACCATCTCTCACCGGCAGGCATGATGACTGTCGGACTGGTCTTGGTGGGCTGCGGCAACCTGCTCAGCGCATGGGCTGCCTCTGTCGGCGGTTACTTGGGTTTTGCTTGCGCCATTGCAGTCACCGGAGCTGGGGCCGGTTTGCTCAATGGTGATACCCAGAAAAACATTATGGCGTGCGTGCCGCGGGATCGTGCAGGCATGGCCTCGGGCATGAGCACCACCATGCGTTTCAGCGCCATTGTGTTGGCAATCGGGATCTACGGCGCGGTATTGGCCAGCCACACGCAACAGGCGTTGAGTGGCAGTCTGCACACGGAAGCCCCCGAATGGTTGACGCAAACCGATTACATCGCCTCGCGTGTGGTGGCCGGCGATATGACCGCCGCGTTGTCGCCCCTGACAGAGAGTGCTCGCTTAGTGATTCAGCCCTTGGCGCAACAGGCTTTTGTCGCAGGTTTCAGCACCCTTCTCTGGCTAGCCGGGTTGTTGGCGTTGTTCGGTGCAATATTGGTGGGCACCTTGATGCGTAACCCGATTCCCTCGGTGCAGATGAGTCCGGCGTAA
- a CDS encoding LysR family transcriptional regulator: MEIRHFRYFLAVAKHRNFTRAAEQLGIAPPTLTRQIQDLENELGTRVFLRQQREVSLTDAGRALQVEAELAVRQFETAQLNAQRAGRGETGHIELGYVASAVFSGALQQQVSSFRQRYPDIGFAISESLMPALPTLIEEGRLDVGYIRSPMHVPDSLSTLSLVAEGFTLAVPDSSWLCRLKDLNAVHLQNETFILPEQISGTLQVAAHGGFAPTLGPQPGGLVSVIALVSLGQGVAVVPESVVDHINLPNVVYRRIQDCQPSSCLSLVYRRFEKAPAVAHFIEHVKHCAE, translated from the coding sequence ATGGAAATACGCCACTTTCGCTACTTTCTGGCCGTTGCGAAGCACCGGAATTTCACCAGGGCTGCGGAGCAGTTGGGTATTGCCCCGCCGACCCTGACGCGGCAGATTCAAGACCTGGAGAATGAACTGGGCACACGGGTGTTCCTGCGGCAGCAGCGAGAAGTCAGCCTGACTGACGCCGGCCGGGCATTGCAGGTAGAGGCTGAACTGGCGGTGAGGCAGTTTGAAACCGCGCAACTCAACGCACAGCGCGCCGGACGGGGCGAGACCGGGCATATCGAATTGGGTTATGTTGCGTCGGCGGTATTTTCCGGTGCGTTGCAGCAGCAAGTCAGCAGCTTTCGTCAGCGCTATCCCGACATTGGTTTTGCCATCAGCGAGAGCTTGATGCCTGCGTTGCCGACGTTGATTGAGGAAGGGCGGCTTGATGTCGGCTACATTCGCTCACCGATGCATGTGCCCGATTCGCTCAGCACCCTCAGCCTGGTGGCGGAAGGCTTCACTTTGGCGGTGCCCGACAGCTCATGGTTGTGCCGTCTGAAAGACCTCAACGCCGTGCATTTGCAAAATGAAACGTTCATTCTTCCCGAACAGATCTCCGGCACTTTGCAAGTGGCGGCCCACGGTGGCTTCGCGCCAACGCTCGGGCCGCAGCCGGGTGGACTGGTCTCGGTCATCGCGTTGGTTTCCCTTGGACAGGGTGTGGCGGTGGTGCCTGAATCGGTGGTGGACCATATCAACTTGCCCAACGTGGTGTACCGACGCATTCAGGACTGCCAACCTTCGTCATGCTTGTCGCTGGTGTATCGACGATTCGAGAAGGCTCCGGCCGTAGCGCACTTTATAGAGCACGTGAAGCATTGCGCAGAGTAA
- a CDS encoding VOC family protein, producing MIDHLDHLVLTATNAQAAQDFYVRVLGMQLETFGAGRIAFTFGHQKINLHIRGHEFEPKAHQPVPGALDLCFVASIPLDQVIERLSAANWPIIEGPIMRTGATGPIRSVYLRDPDLNLIEISEYV from the coding sequence ATGATCGATCACCTGGACCACCTGGTGCTGACCGCCACCAATGCCCAAGCTGCTCAGGATTTTTACGTTCGCGTGTTAGGGATGCAGCTGGAGACCTTTGGTGCAGGGCGTATAGCGTTTACGTTCGGTCATCAGAAAATAAACCTGCACATTAGAGGGCATGAGTTCGAGCCCAAAGCCCACCAGCCGGTGCCTGGGGCATTGGATTTATGCTTTGTCGCATCGATCCCATTGGATCAGGTGATCGAACGTTTGAGCGCGGCCAATTGGCCAATTATTGAAGGCCCCATCATGCGCACTGGCGCCACCGGACCCATTCGTTCGGTGTACCTGCGTGACCCGGATCTGAACCTGATAGAGATTTCTGAGTACGTTTGA
- a CDS encoding mannose-1-phosphate guanylyltransferase/mannose-6-phosphate isomerase, translating to MSILIPCIIAGGAGTRLWPVSREAMPKPFMRLPDGESLLQKTFVRACGLPEVNRVLTVTNRDVYFRMVDDYRQLNTTRAKLDFILEPLGRNTAAAIAAAALHVAQLYGEDAHLLVLPADHLIKDVKAFAEAVAVARELADKGWMATFGIVPTKAETGFGYIEKGQMLNTSSYQVARFVEKPNAETAQDYLDGGLHLWNAGMFCMRADTMLRELQEHAPNVLAAVRACLEQSQCKEGDHELQLELNAELFALAPDISIDYAVMEPSQNVAVVPCQLGWSDIGSWQAMRELSPTDDNGNQCNGQTVLQDVTNCYIDSPRRLVGGIGLDDLIIIDTPDALLIADAKRSQDVSIIAKELKRQGHDAYRLHRTVTRPWGTYTILEEGKRFKIKRIMVRPQASLSLQMHHHRSEHWIVVSGMALVTNGENEFLLDTNESTFIKPGRTHRLVNPGVIDLVMIEVQSGEYLGEDDIVRFTDIYGRVPVEAAKP from the coding sequence ATGAGCATCCTCATTCCTTGCATCATCGCTGGCGGCGCCGGCACCCGTCTTTGGCCGGTATCGCGGGAGGCCATGCCTAAACCATTCATGCGCCTGCCCGATGGCGAGAGCTTGTTGCAAAAGACCTTCGTCCGAGCCTGCGGGCTGCCAGAGGTCAATCGAGTTCTCACCGTAACCAACCGCGACGTGTATTTCCGTATGGTGGACGACTATCGGCAGTTGAACACTACCCGCGCAAAACTAGACTTTATTCTCGAACCGTTAGGCCGTAATACAGCGGCGGCCATCGCTGCGGCCGCACTGCATGTCGCCCAGTTATACGGCGAAGATGCGCACCTGTTGGTGCTGCCCGCTGATCACCTGATCAAGGACGTAAAAGCCTTTGCCGAAGCCGTTGCTGTGGCACGAGAACTTGCAGATAAAGGCTGGATGGCCACGTTCGGCATCGTCCCGACTAAAGCGGAAACCGGCTTCGGGTACATCGAAAAAGGCCAAATGCTAAACACCTCTTCCTACCAGGTGGCGCGCTTTGTCGAGAAGCCCAATGCCGAGACCGCTCAAGACTACTTGGACGGCGGCCTTCATTTGTGGAATGCAGGCATGTTCTGCATGCGCGCCGACACTATGCTACGGGAGTTACAAGAGCACGCGCCCAACGTACTGGCCGCCGTACGCGCCTGCCTGGAGCAAAGCCAATGCAAGGAAGGCGATCACGAGTTGCAATTGGAATTGAATGCCGAGTTGTTCGCTTTGGCCCCGGATATTTCCATTGATTACGCAGTTATGGAGCCTTCGCAGAATGTCGCGGTGGTGCCTTGCCAGCTTGGCTGGAGCGACATCGGGTCATGGCAAGCGATGCGCGAACTTAGCCCAACCGATGACAACGGCAACCAATGCAATGGCCAGACCGTATTACAGGACGTGACCAACTGCTACATCGACTCACCAAGACGACTAGTGGGCGGTATCGGTCTGGACGATTTAATCATCATTGACACACCTGACGCCTTATTGATCGCCGACGCGAAACGTAGTCAGGATGTAAGCATTATTGCCAAGGAGCTCAAACGGCAGGGCCATGATGCTTATCGACTGCACCGAACCGTCACCCGCCCATGGGGCACCTACACCATCCTTGAAGAAGGTAAGCGATTCAAAATCAAGCGCATCATGGTCCGCCCGCAAGCGTCGCTGTCATTGCAAATGCACCACCACCGCAGTGAACACTGGATCGTCGTCAGTGGTATGGCGCTGGTCACCAATGGCGAAAATGAATTCTTGCTAGACACCAACGAGTCAACCTTCATCAAACCGGGCCGCACACACCGCTTAGTCAACCCTGGCGTCATCGATCTGGTAATGATCGAAGTGCAAAGCGGAGAATACCTGGGCGAGGACGATATCGTTCGCTTCACCGATATCTATGGTCGCGTACCTGTGGAGGCCGCCAAGCCCTGA
- a CDS encoding undecaprenyl-phosphate glucose phosphotransferase has translation MRLRPVNSLLLTRTSLVEYFLFGVRVMHGITCILPGLLILAFWQNDYPVELKSYLAVLLFFGFISVLIFQAIGVYSETIFSNLLRFRLTLFAWSSAFCLLLFMHQALSLLSYISNVQLMLWFATSFVLFGVERLLVLMAFQRLMHKGVFLQNAIILGATENGQRLAEYLEQNQDIRSGVCGFIDDRIGRMPATVANLPLIGNSGDLERLIREEKVTQVLVALPWTAENRMDYIIRELRRLPVNVLLVPDMVAFRHAHNRITEVANLPMFNASDVPLNGWSPFFKRLEDMLLSSIALLIFAPVMLAVSIAIKLDSRGPVLFRQKRYGYNNRLIEVYKFRSMHRHQADANAEIQTVRGDARITRVGRFIRRTSLDELPQLFNVLAGSMSMVGPRPHATATKAAGILFEEVVKEYTSRHRVKPGITGLAQINGYRGETDTVEKIEKRVEFDLEYIENWSVWFDLYILFRTVPAVLFTREAY, from the coding sequence ATGCGCTTGCGACCAGTTAACAGTCTTCTGCTGACGCGAACTAGCCTTGTCGAATACTTCCTATTCGGGGTTCGGGTAATGCACGGCATCACCTGTATTTTGCCAGGGTTGCTGATTTTGGCATTTTGGCAAAACGACTATCCTGTGGAACTGAAAAGCTACTTGGCGGTGCTGCTATTTTTTGGATTCATCAGCGTGCTGATCTTCCAAGCCATAGGGGTGTATTCAGAAACTATTTTCAGCAACCTTTTACGCTTTCGCCTAACCCTTTTTGCTTGGTCTTCAGCATTTTGCTTGTTGCTGTTCATGCACCAGGCGCTTTCATTGCTCAGTTATATTTCCAACGTTCAGTTGATGCTCTGGTTCGCAACCAGCTTCGTGCTGTTCGGCGTTGAACGGTTGCTGGTACTGATGGCCTTCCAACGCCTAATGCACAAAGGCGTCTTTCTGCAGAACGCGATTATTCTGGGAGCTACCGAAAATGGTCAGCGTTTGGCTGAATACCTCGAACAGAATCAGGATATTCGATCTGGAGTTTGCGGGTTCATCGACGACCGCATTGGGCGTATGCCTGCGACTGTGGCAAATCTGCCGCTGATAGGGAATTCGGGCGACCTGGAACGGCTCATTCGCGAAGAAAAAGTCACTCAAGTATTAGTCGCTCTGCCTTGGACTGCGGAAAACCGTATGGACTACATCATTCGCGAACTGCGTAGATTGCCGGTTAACGTGTTGTTAGTGCCCGATATGGTTGCATTCCGACATGCCCACAACCGAATCACCGAAGTCGCCAACCTACCCATGTTCAACGCATCCGACGTTCCATTGAATGGCTGGTCACCGTTCTTCAAACGGCTTGAAGACATGCTCTTGTCGAGCATCGCACTGCTAATTTTTGCGCCAGTGATGCTCGCAGTTTCCATCGCCATAAAGCTCGACTCTCGTGGGCCGGTGCTGTTTCGGCAAAAGCGCTATGGGTATAACAACCGTTTGATTGAAGTCTACAAGTTCCGCTCGATGCACCGGCATCAAGCGGATGCAAATGCTGAAATTCAGACTGTCCGGGGTGACGCCAGAATCACTCGTGTAGGCCGGTTTATCCGCAGAACCAGCCTGGACGAACTGCCGCAGTTGTTTAACGTTTTGGCTGGCAGCATGTCGATGGTTGGTCCAAGGCCCCACGCTACAGCAACAAAGGCCGCAGGCATCCTGTTTGAAGAAGTCGTCAAGGAATACACCTCTCGGCATCGGGTCAAGCCGGGGATCACTGGATTGGCGCAAATCAACGGCTATCGGGGGGAAACGGACACCGTGGAGAAGATCGAGAAACGTGTCGAGTTCGATCTTGAATACATCGAAAACTGGTCGGTATGGTTCGATCTATACATCCTTTTCCGCACTGTTCCGGCAGTGCTCTTTACTCGCGAGGCTTACTAA
- the yegS gene encoding lipid kinase YegS, producing the protein MTQRTALLILHGKQALNEEVRAAVGAKREEGWQLGVRVTWEPGDAQRLVNEALAAGFRTIIAGGGDGTLREIAQALVLAHAEYPHQVSLVLLPMGTANDFARAAGVPMAAKAALDLLELPAREVDVGDVDGQLFLNMATGGFGSQVTASTSEDLKKVLGGAAYLFTGLSRFSELRAAYGELTGPDFHWCGDLLALGIGNGRQAGGGHVLCPTALADDGLLDISILPAPQEVVSTLKGLLEGGLGIDNMFVRARLPWVELKSTRGLDINLDGEPLSGESLHFSVRPRALRVHLPEHSPLLGDIEPLNRRG; encoded by the coding sequence ATGACGCAGCGCACGGCTCTTTTGATACTTCACGGGAAGCAAGCCCTTAATGAAGAGGTACGCGCCGCGGTTGGGGCCAAACGTGAAGAGGGCTGGCAGCTTGGAGTGAGGGTGACTTGGGAGCCCGGAGATGCCCAGCGGCTGGTGAACGAGGCGCTGGCCGCGGGTTTCCGGACAATCATCGCTGGCGGCGGTGACGGAACATTGCGCGAAATTGCTCAAGCCTTAGTATTGGCGCACGCCGAGTATCCACACCAAGTCAGCCTGGTATTGCTGCCCATGGGAACTGCCAATGATTTCGCGCGTGCGGCTGGTGTGCCAATGGCTGCCAAAGCGGCGTTGGACCTGCTTGAGCTGCCAGCTCGGGAAGTGGATGTCGGGGATGTCGACGGACAATTGTTTTTGAACATGGCAACCGGTGGCTTTGGTAGCCAGGTTACTGCGAGTACCTCTGAAGACCTGAAGAAAGTATTGGGTGGTGCGGCTTACTTGTTTACTGGGCTGTCACGCTTTAGTGAATTGCGCGCGGCCTATGGTGAGTTGACCGGACCTGACTTTCATTGGTGTGGCGACCTTTTGGCACTGGGTATCGGAAACGGCCGCCAAGCGGGCGGCGGGCATGTGTTGTGTCCTACAGCCCTGGCTGATGACGGTTTGCTGGACATCAGTATTTTGCCCGCGCCTCAAGAAGTCGTGAGCACCCTTAAAGGGTTGCTCGAAGGAGGACTAGGCATTGACAACATGTTCGTGCGTGCACGTCTGCCGTGGGTTGAACTCAAATCGACCCGTGGTTTGGACATAAATCTCGACGGTGAACCGTTGAGCGGCGAGAGCTTGCACTTTTCGGTCCGACCGCGAGCGTTGCGGGTGCATTTGCCCGAACACTCACCGCTGTTGGGTGACATCGAGCCGCTCAATCGTCGAGGCTGA
- a CDS encoding response regulator transcription factor → MTCNLLLVDDHALIRAGVRALISEFPGYAVIGEADDGSQLLELARRLRPDIILLDISMKDTNGLDAMEQLLNELPLSSVLILSMHTDPQMIMRALERGAHGYLLKDATGTELEQALTALRNNERYLSPAIAHAVINQALISVHARRPERVVAHNLTSRQTEILRLIARGKSTREIAGGLGLSIKTIETHRAQIMKRLQIFDVAGLVLFCVRERIISLDD, encoded by the coding sequence ATGACGTGCAACCTGCTTCTAGTCGATGACCACGCGCTGATCAGGGCCGGTGTGCGTGCGCTGATTTCAGAGTTTCCAGGTTATGCCGTGATCGGCGAAGCCGACGATGGTTCCCAATTACTCGAACTGGCGCGACGCTTGCGGCCGGACATTATCCTTTTGGACATCTCCATGAAGGACACCAATGGTCTGGATGCCATGGAGCAGTTGCTCAATGAGCTGCCCCTGAGCAGCGTACTGATCTTGTCGATGCACACCGACCCCCAGATGATCATGCGTGCGCTGGAGAGAGGTGCCCATGGTTACTTACTCAAAGACGCAACCGGCACCGAACTCGAACAGGCCTTGACCGCACTTCGCAATAACGAGCGTTACCTCAGCCCTGCTATTGCCCATGCTGTAATCAATCAAGCATTGATCAGCGTCCACGCGCGCCGTCCCGAACGCGTCGTTGCGCACAATTTGACCAGCCGCCAAACAGAAATCCTTCGCTTGATCGCTCGCGGTAAATCCACCCGAGAAATTGCCGGGGGTCTTGGTTTGAGCATAAAGACAATCGAAACTCATCGAGCGCAAATCATGAAGCGCTTGCAGATATTCGACGTCGCAGGCTTGGTGTTGTTTTGCGTTCGCGAACGAATTATCAGCCTCGACGATTGA
- a CDS encoding sensor histidine kinase — MYASIKSLKFRSLSKNNARWLTVALCGGLIAGNLAVYLAAMALPPELLALNLATVASVWYVQRRSGNSINFQPQELAERMLEVQETERHRLSRELHDDIGQMLTAAKLQSDLLQRHIPVELEKQFLTLCTTLEETLTKVRDVSAILNPRQLASLGLEASLRAHLSRTLSDTAVHWSLECHQRLSGISEEVAVAAFRITQEAVTNMLRHAAANNLLVRLQRSPEGLLLHIADDGIGFLPAKNPGQQGQRGMAGMAERIALLSGTLKVYSHPGEGTHIDALFPWAPRARERANTSRGL; from the coding sequence ATGTATGCCAGCATTAAATCACTCAAATTTCGGTCTCTGAGCAAAAATAACGCTCGCTGGTTGACAGTCGCACTCTGCGGGGGATTGATCGCAGGCAATCTCGCAGTTTATCTCGCCGCAATGGCATTGCCGCCTGAACTGTTAGCGCTAAACCTAGCGACAGTCGCCAGCGTCTGGTATGTGCAACGCAGGTCAGGTAACTCGATTAATTTTCAGCCACAAGAATTGGCTGAACGCATGCTTGAAGTTCAAGAGACAGAACGTCATCGGCTTAGCCGCGAACTGCATGACGACATTGGGCAGATGCTTACCGCCGCCAAACTGCAAAGCGACTTGCTGCAACGCCATATACCGGTGGAACTGGAGAAACAGTTTTTAACGCTATGTACAACGCTGGAAGAGACGCTCACGAAGGTGCGCGATGTATCGGCTATTCTCAATCCTCGCCAACTGGCCAGTCTTGGGCTAGAAGCCAGCTTGCGTGCGCATCTGTCGCGCACGCTGAGTGACACGGCTGTGCATTGGAGTTTGGAATGTCATCAGCGCTTGTCTGGCATATCGGAAGAGGTCGCGGTTGCGGCGTTTAGAATCACTCAAGAAGCCGTGACTAATATGCTGAGACATGCCGCCGCAAACAATCTTTTGGTCCGTTTGCAGCGCTCACCAGAAGGACTATTACTGCACATAGCAGATGATGGCATCGGTTTTCTGCCTGCTAAAAACCCAGGGCAACAAGGGCAACGTGGCATGGCGGGTATGGCAGAACGTATTGCGCTGCTGAGCGGTACGTTAAAGGTTTACAGCCACCCCGGCGAGGGCACCCACATTGACGCTCTTTTTCCTTGGGCACCCCGTGCTCGCGAACGCGCCAATACAAGCAGGGGCTTATGA
- a CDS encoding chemotaxis protein CheV: MAGILDTVDQRTQLVGENRLEILMFRLVGRQLFAINVFKVQEVLQLPKLTLMPQRHPFVCGVVNLRGQTLPVIDLSQAIGMRPLIPGPNSTIIVTEYNRSVQAFLVGGVDRIVNMNWEAILPPPASAGRQHYLTAISKVDDQLVEIIDVEKVLAEIVPYNAKVSREKLLDPVLELARGREVLLVDDSNVALSQLRETLSQLGVKMHVARDGLKALNMLKAWADSGEVMTDKLLMIFTDAEMPEMDGYRLTTEIRSDPRLRKLYVVLHTSLSGSFNDSMVKKVGCDNFLSKFQPDKLVDVVRERLMLDQA, from the coding sequence ATGGCCGGCATTCTCGACACGGTAGATCAACGCACGCAGCTGGTGGGTGAGAACCGCCTGGAAATCTTGATGTTCCGCCTAGTGGGTCGGCAGTTATTTGCCATCAACGTATTCAAGGTTCAAGAGGTGCTGCAGCTACCCAAGCTGACATTAATGCCGCAGCGTCATCCCTTTGTTTGTGGCGTGGTCAACCTGCGTGGACAGACATTGCCGGTCATCGATTTGTCCCAGGCCATTGGCATGCGTCCTCTGATTCCAGGGCCAAACAGCACCATCATCGTCACTGAGTACAATCGCTCAGTTCAGGCATTTCTCGTGGGTGGCGTAGACCGTATCGTTAACATGAACTGGGAAGCTATTCTGCCGCCGCCTGCTAGTGCGGGTCGTCAGCATTACCTGACCGCGATCAGCAAGGTCGATGATCAGTTGGTAGAAATCATTGACGTAGAAAAAGTCCTCGCCGAAATCGTGCCTTACAACGCTAAGGTGTCACGCGAAAAGCTCTTGGACCCAGTGTTAGAGCTTGCCCGAGGCCGCGAGGTGCTGTTGGTTGATGATTCGAACGTAGCGCTGTCGCAGCTTCGCGAGACCTTGTCTCAGCTCGGGGTGAAAATGCATGTGGCCCGTGATGGCCTCAAGGCGCTGAACATGCTCAAGGCTTGGGCGGACTCCGGCGAAGTCATGACCGACAAGCTGTTGATGATTTTCACTGATGCCGAGATGCCAGAAATGGATGGTTATCGGTTGACCACCGAAATTCGCAGCGATCCACGTTTGCGTAAGTTGTATGTAGTGCTGCATACCTCGCTATCGGGCAGTTTCAACGATTCGATGGTAAAAAAGGTCGGCTGCGACAATTTTCTCTCCAAATTCCAGCCGGATAAATTGGTGGATGTGGTGCGAGAGCGTTTGATGCTCGATCAGGCCTGA